Proteins co-encoded in one Firmicutes bacterium CAG:345 genomic window:
- a CDS encoding unknown (no significant homology to UniProt), with translation MYYYGQNYPYGGTGYAYPTNTNNGIGGWFAIILVIFILLVIIGCGWGNNRCGAGY, from the coding sequence ATGTACTATTACGGACAAAATTATCCTTATGGTGGCACAGGTTATGCATATCCAACTAATACAAATAATGGTATTGGTGGATGGTTTGCTATAATTCTTGTCATTTTTATTTTACTTGTTATTATCGGCTGTGGCTGGGGAAATAACAGGTGCGGTGCCGGTTATTAA
- a CDS encoding unknown (no significant homology to UniProt): MFQQGIVISSTVALLGLIILIYLGYKIIHDKMSFLSTYPSDLINDSNSKVTKTILYWLYLILSGFNFVFFFFTFNTKTTLIGGCILLFASLLAIILPFFKNIKSLSYYSIIYFLISSFGSLMCGLGGIVEVQIAGHYSYPLWLAIIFIIIGVIEFGLVFVPPLWNIQFNQKTEENGKTIYIRPKKSILSLFQWIYLGIGYIQCILLLIASFLLKL, from the coding sequence ATGTTTCAACAAGGAATAGTCATTTCTTCGACAGTAGCATTGCTCGGATTAATAATTTTAATATATTTAGGATATAAAATTATCCATGACAAAATGTCTTTTTTATCAACATATCCTTCAGACTTAATAAATGATTCCAATTCAAAAGTTACTAAAACTATTCTCTATTGGCTATATTTAATTTTGTCCGGATTTAACTTCGTTTTTTTCTTTTTTACATTCAATACAAAAACGACTTTAATTGGTGGATGTATACTCCTTTTCGCATCATTATTAGCAATTATTTTGCCATTCTTTAAAAATATAAAATCATTAAGTTATTACAGTATAATTTATTTTCTAATATCTTCCTTTGGCTCTTTAATGTGCGGACTTGGAGGAATTGTTGAAGTTCAAATTGCTGGACACTATTCTTATCCATTGTGGCTAGCTATCATTTTCATAATTATAGGTGTAATAGAATTTGGCTTAGTATTTGTTCCACCATTATGGAATATTCAATTCAACCAAAAAACAGAAGAAAATGGAAAGACAATATATATTCGTCCTAAAAAATCAATTCTTTCATTGTTCCAATGGATTTATCTAGGAATTGGTTATATTCAATGTATTCTTTTATTAATTGCTTCTTTCCTTTTAAAATTATAA
- a CDS encoding ribosomal RNA small subunit methyltransferase B (product inferred by homology to UniProt), which translates to MNNKFLQLKALKQIIDEKKSFQSVLENIVRQNNLSENDKVVFKLDVLGSLRHFYQLQYEATKEFPEFMPDDDEIYLIIIALYELRYHSKDLAGYEVINQTTATIKFMSLRLDSEQVKNKLEEITKKKFVLPEDLKKDLYAYNALFFNTPKWIIELLTSEYGDDICMNFLLSSQRKGSQYLAINTIYRKIEDFSNDVRFIHPQVLNTALEYQTGKCSNLIEVKKGDLFPQDLSTQIMLNSLNYCFKQKTLHIGAKSGSIMAEVAIRIHDNGGYVDALFSNDKKYSSAKYLSRRLGLDNTHIFYGSLKMMKTYSPYNSYDMVIYSPNSSKLGQVRRRPDIFPTLQKEDIFKYCAKSSIDLNEVKKFVASDSYLIYHVPTITKEETINIIKDFLSKNDDFILEYERQIFPYEYGSDGLYFAVLKKIK; encoded by the coding sequence AACTAAAAGCATTGAAACAAATCATCGATGAAAAGAAATCATTTCAATCAGTTTTGGAAAATATTGTAAGACAAAACAACTTGTCAGAAAATGATAAGGTTGTTTTTAAGCTTGATGTCCTAGGCAGTCTGCGTCATTTCTATCAACTTCAATATGAAGCTACCAAAGAATTTCCAGAGTTTATGCCCGACGATGATGAAATTTACTTAATAATTATTGCCTTATATGAGCTTCGCTATCATAGCAAAGATTTAGCTGGTTATGAAGTAATAAATCAAACAACAGCAACTATAAAATTTATGAGTCTCAGGTTAGATTCTGAACAAGTAAAAAATAAATTAGAAGAAATAACAAAAAAGAAATTTGTTTTGCCAGAAGATTTAAAAAAGGATCTCTATGCTTATAACGCTTTGTTTTTTAATACTCCGAAATGGATAATAGAACTTTTAACTTCTGAATATGGCGATGATATCTGTATGAATTTTCTTCTTTCAAGTCAGAGAAAAGGATCTCAATATCTTGCAATAAATACAATTTACCGCAAAATTGAAGACTTCTCGAACGATGTAAGATTTATTCATCCTCAAGTTCTCAATACTGCTTTAGAATATCAAACAGGTAAATGTTCTAATTTAATCGAAGTAAAAAAAGGGGATTTATTTCCACAAGATTTATCAACTCAAATTATGTTGAATTCTTTGAATTATTGTTTCAAGCAAAAAACTCTTCATATAGGAGCAAAATCTGGTTCCATCATGGCTGAAGTCGCTATCAGAATTCATGATAATGGTGGATATGTTGATGCACTTTTCTCCAATGACAAAAAGTACTCTTCGGCAAAATATCTTTCTAGAAGATTAGGATTAGATAATACCCATATATTTTATGGCAGTCTTAAAATGATGAAGACATATAGTCCTTATAACTCATATGATATGGTCATATATTCTCCTAACTCTTCAAAATTAGGACAAGTCAGAAGAAGACCTGATATATTTCCAACACTTCAAAAAGAAGACATCTTTAAATATTGTGCTAAGTCATCTATCGATTTAAATGAAGTGAAAAAATTTGTTGCTAGCGATAGCTATTTAATATATCATGTTCCAACAATTACTAAAGAAGAAACAATAAATATCATCAAAGATTTTCTCAGCAAAAATGATGATTTTATCTTAGAATATGAAAGACAAATTTTTCCTTATGAATATGGTTCTGATGGATTATATTTTGCAGTTTTGAAGAAAATAAAATAA
- a CDS encoding hypothetical surface-anchored protein (product inferred by homology to UniProt) has product MAKRKKAKIFISVFFISLVAVSAYFGYNYIQNKFLFYSEKIESPTFYDDGNVRNWQDHVDNNKILSSNGYQALNSVGDQNILVVPVSFQDEKYSNFSNVPTMRNKDFKETLNEAFFGEGNSIVGWESVKSFYEKSSYSKLTLNGEVTNVVNIDRPLSYYSNLLKSATESKNNSISLSSISNDLTITIIEDVLNNNPNINFEKYDQNKDGYFDAVWFIYNSMYDNESQLAWAFTTANGRSQENLKYKVGTFSWGSYFFMTEGNYQSLLTGFLPDAHTYIHETGHILGLEDYYSYANSKENPEYPVGGLDMMDYNIGDHMAFSKYLLNWISPKEIIGEGEIKIKPFYSSGEAYIIANNYNGTAFDEYLILEYYVPEGLNSKDSKSKYLGNNARMFTDSGLRIYHVDARIGYFKGNTIQSSYVNNLVYYIEKGASVAIVNNNTSTRSLIDKNNRLVELVSANNCGDLEYISKPVADNSDLFTKGKNLNKYFFNDGSSIPYTISIEDVSSEEITIKIQK; this is encoded by the coding sequence ATGGCTAAAAGAAAAAAAGCAAAAATTTTTATTTCTGTTTTTTTTATATCCTTAGTAGCCGTTTCTGCGTATTTTGGCTATAACTATATCCAAAATAAATTTTTATTTTATAGTGAAAAAATAGAATCACCAACATTTTATGATGATGGAAATGTTAGAAATTGGCAAGATCATGTTGACAATAATAAAATTCTATCTTCTAATGGATATCAAGCTTTAAATAGTGTTGGTGACCAAAATATTTTAGTTGTTCCAGTTTCGTTTCAAGATGAAAAATATTCTAATTTTTCTAATGTTCCAACAATGAGAAATAAGGATTTTAAGGAAACATTGAATGAAGCTTTTTTTGGTGAAGGAAATTCAATAGTCGGATGGGAATCTGTAAAATCTTTTTATGAAAAGAGCAGTTATTCAAAATTGACATTAAATGGTGAAGTAACTAATGTTGTTAATATTGATCGACCTTTGAGTTATTATTCAAATCTTTTGAAAAGTGCAACTGAAAGTAAAAATAATTCCATCTCGCTTTCAAGTATTAGCAATGATCTTACAATAACAATAATCGAAGATGTTTTAAATAATAATCCAAATATCAATTTTGAAAAATATGATCAAAATAAAGATGGCTATTTTGATGCCGTTTGGTTTATTTATAATTCGATGTATGATAATGAGTCTCAATTAGCCTGGGCTTTTACTACTGCTAATGGTCGTTCTCAAGAAAATTTGAAATATAAAGTAGGCACCTTTTCATGGGGAAGTTATTTTTTTATGACAGAGGGAAATTATCAAAGCCTTCTAACCGGGTTTCTTCCAGATGCACATACATATATTCATGAAACTGGACATATTTTAGGCCTTGAAGATTATTATAGTTATGCAAATAGCAAAGAAAATCCAGAGTATCCAGTCGGTGGATTAGATATGATGGACTATAATATCGGTGATCATATGGCTTTTTCTAAGTATTTATTAAATTGGATTTCTCCAAAAGAAATAATAGGGGAAGGTGAAATAAAGATAAAGCCTTTTTATTCTAGTGGTGAAGCATATATAATAGCAAATAATTATAATGGTACAGCTTTTGATGAATATCTTATTTTGGAATATTATGTTCCTGAAGGATTGAACTCAAAAGATTCTAAGTCGAAATATTTAGGAAATAATGCAAGAATGTTTACTGATTCAGGACTAAGAATTTATCATGTAGATGCAAGAATAGGCTATTTTAAAGGAAATACTATTCAGAGTTCTTATGTTAATAATTTAGTTTATTATATAGAAAAAGGAGCCTCTGTCGCAATTGTGAATAATAATACCAGTACTAGAAGTTTGATAGATAAAAATAATAGACTGGTTGAATTAGTTTCGGCTAATAATTGTGGAGATTTAGAGTATATATCTAAACCAGTTGCTGATAACTCAGATCTTTTTACTAAAGGAAAAAATTTGAATAAATATTTTTTTAATGACGGTTCTTCAATTCCTTACACTATTAGTATAGAAGATGTTTCTAGTGAGGAAATAACAATTAAAATTCAAAAGTAA
- a CDS encoding ribulose-phosphate 3-epimerase (product inferred by homology to UniProt) has product MKDIIIAPSLLAANFLNLEKEITRLEEAKIKWLHYDVMDGHFVPAISFGSEILKQISNFTDLFLDVHIMATNPEHCAKLLIDAGANNITFHYEATGDVIETINKLREMSADIMIGMSIKPLTPVDEILEYLPYLDMILVMSVEPGKGGQKFNIEALDKIEQLRRYIDENSFECLIEVDGGINGETGKDCALAGADVLVSGTYLFRSENIEKSIEKIKNID; this is encoded by the coding sequence ATGAAAGATATTATTATAGCCCCTTCATTATTAGCAGCAAACTTTTTAAATCTTGAAAAAGAAATAACAAGATTAGAAGAAGCTAAAATTAAATGGCTTCATTATGATGTCATGGATGGACATTTTGTTCCAGCAATATCTTTCGGTTCAGAAATTTTAAAACAAATAAGTAATTTTACAGATCTTTTTTTAGATGTTCATATTATGGCCACTAATCCTGAACATTGTGCAAAATTATTAATTGATGCTGGTGCAAATAATATTACATTCCATTATGAAGCAACAGGTGATGTAATAGAAACAATTAATAAGCTCCGAGAAATGTCTGCTGATATTATGATTGGCATGAGCATAAAACCATTAACACCTGTCGATGAAATTTTAGAATATTTACCTTATTTAGATATGATTTTAGTTATGAGCGTTGAACCCGGAAAAGGTGGACAAAAATTCAATATTGAAGCTCTAGATAAAATAGAACAATTGCGAAGATATATTGATGAAAATTCATTTGAATGTCTCATCGAAGTTGATGGTGGAATCAATGGTGAAACTGGAAAAGATTGCGCTCTAGCTGGAGCAGATGTTTTAGTATCTGGAACATATTTATTTAGATCAGAAAATATAGAAAAATCTATCGAAAAAATAAAAAATATAGATTAA
- a CDS encoding putative ribosome biogenesis GTPase RsgA (product inferred by homology to UniProt), producing MEKGIIISGTKREYQVYIHSSKNIKKAVVRKTLIYKFGPLFVGDEVDIDEDETICNLYPRKNRLIRPKVANVSYAAICTSTAEPSFTSYLLEKYLTYLIYCHVTPLIFFTKTDMLDNNELTRILSYKKYYETLGYKTFMISTKNSETFMPLKEIIKDKNVIFMGQTGVGKSSSLNMIDPTLERKIGEYSKALGRGKHQTKEVVLFPYQNGFIGDTPGFSSLELPMKQDELAACFPGFENFAHLCFYTDCLHIFEKKCEVKKHIEEGFISKESYENYKKMLEELKEKGK from the coding sequence ATGGAAAAAGGAATAATAATCAGCGGTACAAAAAGAGAATATCAAGTTTATATTCATTCTTCCAAAAACATCAAAAAAGCTGTAGTCCGAAAAACTTTAATTTATAAATTCGGGCCTCTTTTTGTTGGAGATGAAGTTGATATCGATGAAGATGAAACAATTTGTAACCTCTATCCACGTAAAAATAGATTAATTCGACCTAAAGTTGCTAATGTTAGTTATGCGGCTATTTGTACATCAACAGCCGAGCCTTCTTTTACCTCATATCTTTTAGAAAAATATCTTACTTATTTGATTTATTGCCACGTTACTCCTCTGATTTTCTTTACAAAAACAGATATGCTCGACAACAATGAATTAACAAGAATATTAAGCTATAAAAAATATTATGAAACACTAGGATATAAAACATTTATGATCAGCACTAAAAATTCTGAAACATTTATGCCTCTAAAAGAAATTATCAAAGATAAGAATGTTATATTTATGGGACAAACCGGAGTTGGAAAAAGTTCATCCTTAAATATGATTGATCCAACATTAGAAAGAAAAATAGGTGAGTATTCTAAAGCCCTTGGAAGAGGAAAGCATCAAACAAAAGAAGTTGTTCTTTTTCCTTATCAAAACGGATTTATCGGAGATACTCCTGGATTTTCTAGCTTAGAACTTCCGATGAAACAAGATGAACTAGCAGCTTGTTTCCCTGGATTTGAAAATTTTGCCCATCTTTGTTTTTATACAGATTGTCTTCATATTTTCGAAAAAAAATGTGAAGTAAAAAAACACATAGAAGAAGGCTTTATCAGCAAAGAAAGTTACGAAAATTATAAAAAAATGTTAGAAGAACTTAAGGAGAAAGGAAAATGA
- a CDS encoding prpC protein (product inferred by homology to UniProt), with protein MQTKINGATLTNIGRKRTKNEDAAYFNSCEDFTLLMIADGIGGHKKGEVASDMTISIVSNKISNFEKAFKLTTSRRLIKNAIKYANKEVNNLSVKQEYLDMGTTLVLALVLKEKTIIANIGDSRLYRFDKEFGLTQLTVDQNYVQYMIQIGKMTKEEAKNSNKKNVLLNALGVNPSVYYDEQIIDNNYDALLLCSDGLYNMVSLEELNKIMYLNISVEEKVKKLIDTANRNGGFDNIGVSLMEVKQC; from the coding sequence ATGCAAACAAAAATTAATGGTGCCACACTAACAAATATTGGCAGAAAAAGAACAAAAAATGAAGACGCAGCTTATTTTAATAGTTGCGAAGATTTTACTTTGCTGATGATTGCTGATGGTATTGGTGGTCATAAAAAAGGTGAAGTAGCAAGTGATATGACAATCAGTATCGTATCTAATAAAATTTCAAATTTTGAAAAAGCATTCAAATTAACAACATCAAGACGTTTGATTAAAAATGCAATTAAATATGCTAATAAAGAAGTGAATAATCTAAGTGTTAAACAAGAATATTTAGATATGGGTACTACTTTAGTTTTAGCTTTAGTGCTTAAAGAAAAAACTATAATTGCAAATATTGGAGATTCGCGACTATATCGCTTTGATAAAGAATTCGGTTTAACACAATTAACTGTAGATCAAAATTATGTACAATATATGATTCAAATTGGAAAAATGACAAAAGAAGAAGCAAAAAATTCCAATAAAAAGAATGTTTTACTCAATGCATTAGGTGTTAATCCAAGTGTCTACTACGATGAACAAATTATCGACAATAACTACGATGCATTACTGCTATGCTCAGATGGATTATATAATATGGTTTCATTAGAAGAACTAAATAAAATAATGTACTTAAATATTTCTGTTGAAGAAAAAGTAAAAAAGCTTATCGATACAGCCAACCGCAATGGTGGCTTTGATAATATAGGTGTAAGTTTAATGGAGGTAAAACAATGTTAG
- a CDS encoding putative uncharacterized protein (product inferred by homology to UniProt): protein MSKFEEFKEFCKTKPFLIEKIHKKETTWQELYEIYDIYGKDADIFNEEGKKEEEKVEETSDSEEEKKDDNKKETSGILDLLGNFDPDKLADGLNGVKKILAVLGEVTKPEENEYVTKRKMTRPYQRSDD from the coding sequence ATGAGTAAATTTGAAGAATTCAAAGAATTTTGTAAAACAAAGCCATTTCTAATTGAAAAAATTCACAAAAAAGAAACCACATGGCAAGAATTATATGAAATCTATGATATCTATGGTAAAGATGCAGATATATTTAATGAAGAAGGAAAAAAGGAAGAAGAAAAAGTAGAAGAAACATCTGATTCAGAAGAAGAAAAAAAAGATGATAATAAAAAAGAAACTAGTGGCATTCTTGATTTATTAGGAAACTTTGACCCAGACAAATTAGCTGATGGTTTAAATGGAGTCAAAAAAATACTGGCAGTCCTTGGAGAAGTTACAAAACCAGAAGAAAATGAGTATGTAACTAAAAGAAAAATGACAAGACCATATCAAAGGAGTGATGATTAA
- a CDS encoding peptide deformylase (product inferred by homology to UniProt), producing the protein MLKIYKDTEKVLHEKCIDIPMPLDKEYIDLGKQMIQHLKESQDDEFAAAHDIRAGVGLAAPQIGKAIKMFAIYLDDTDGKHYEYVLVNPRLKSISAKKCYLRGGEGCLSVDGVHKGLVERPYRIKMAAYDILQGKDVVVEAKGYLAIALQHEFDHLNGILFYDHFNPIDPMRVSEGSVEI; encoded by the coding sequence ATGTTAAAAATTTATAAGGATACGGAAAAAGTATTACATGAAAAATGTATAGATATTCCTATGCCATTAGATAAAGAATATATAGACCTAGGAAAACAGATGATACAGCATTTAAAAGAATCTCAAGATGATGAATTTGCTGCTGCACATGATATTCGTGCTGGTGTTGGTTTAGCTGCACCTCAAATTGGTAAAGCTATAAAAATGTTTGCAATTTATCTTGATGATACTGATGGAAAACATTATGAATATGTTTTGGTTAATCCTAGATTAAAATCTATTTCTGCTAAAAAATGTTATCTTCGTGGTGGAGAAGGATGCTTATCAGTTGATGGTGTTCATAAAGGCTTAGTAGAACGTCCTTATCGAATTAAAATGGCTGCTTATGATATTTTACAAGGAAAAGATGTTGTGGTTGAAGCTAAAGGATATTTAGCTATTGCTTTGCAACATGAATTTGATCATTTGAACGGAATATTATTTTACGATCATTTTAATCCGATTGATCCAATGCGAGTTTCAGAAGGCTCTGTAGAGATTTAA
- a CDS encoding ribosomal RNA large subunit methyltransferase N (product inferred by homology to UniProt), with the protein MKNIYGLTLEKLTEEMLSLEQKSFRAKQLFSWLYVKNATSFDEMSDISLKFREVLKEKYSIEKPKLFLKQKSIDGTTKLLLEMRDGEKIETVLMPYNYGNAICISTQVGCNMGCKFCASGLLKRKRNLSTEELVGQVLILNDVLRENNQNPVTHVVVMGTGEPFDNYDNVIDFIRIINSQFGLAIGARHITVSTSGIVPGILKYGKEGLQINLAVSLHAPTNQLRDIIMPINKAYPLEQLIPAIVQYGKDSNGRRVTYEYIMIQDFNDSEECADKLIELIKPTFGYVNLIPYNRVIENDFYRSSNNRIHRFHDKLLKAGIKATIRKEFGADIDAACGQLRAKYANKN; encoded by the coding sequence ATGAAAAATATCTATGGTCTAACTCTTGAAAAATTAACCGAAGAAATGCTTTCATTAGAACAAAAAAGTTTTAGAGCAAAACAACTCTTCTCTTGGCTTTACGTTAAGAATGCAACATCATTTGATGAAATGAGTGATATATCTCTTAAATTCCGTGAAGTTCTTAAAGAAAAATATAGTATAGAAAAGCCAAAATTGTTTTTAAAACAAAAAAGCATTGATGGAACAACAAAGCTTCTTTTAGAAATGCGTGATGGAGAAAAAATAGAAACTGTTTTAATGCCATATAACTATGGAAATGCAATATGTATTTCAACTCAAGTTGGATGCAATATGGGATGTAAATTCTGTGCCTCTGGTCTATTGAAAAGAAAAAGAAATTTATCGACAGAAGAATTAGTAGGGCAAGTTTTAATTCTCAATGATGTTCTTCGTGAAAATAATCAGAACCCTGTAACTCATGTTGTTGTAATGGGAACAGGGGAACCTTTTGATAATTATGATAATGTCATCGATTTTATCAGAATTATAAATTCACAATTTGGATTAGCTATCGGAGCAAGGCATATAACCGTTTCAACATCTGGAATTGTTCCAGGAATTTTAAAATATGGAAAAGAAGGATTACAAATAAATCTAGCTGTTTCTCTTCACGCTCCTACAAACCAATTACGCGATATCATAATGCCTATAAACAAAGCTTATCCTTTGGAACAATTGATTCCAGCAATCGTTCAGTATGGAAAAGATAGCAATGGAAGAAGAGTAACTTATGAATACATTATGATTCAGGATTTTAATGATTCTGAAGAATGTGCTGATAAACTTATTGAATTAATTAAACCTACATTTGGATATGTAAATTTAATACCTTATAATCGTGTTATAGAAAATGATTTCTATCGTTCTTCTAATAATCGTATCCATCGTTTCCATGATAAATTATTAAAGGCTGGAATAAAAGCTACAATCAGAAAAGAATTTGGAGCTGACATCGATGCAGCTTGCGGACAATTAAGAGCTAAATATGCAAACAAAAATTAA
- a CDS encoding serine/threonine-protein kinase PrkC (product inferred by homology to UniProt): MLETGSLIDDRYKIIKVLGEGGMAVVYLAKDVISNKDVAVKIIKEETMKNPVNLTRFEREARAAASLNHQNIVRVINLGAHDNRPYMVNEYIRGKTLRDTLNVRGKFSFLEACDIMYQLCSAVLFAHQHGVIHRDIKPQNVFITVDGTVKLGDFGIATFQNSAHVTRSEVVVGSVHYLAPEISQGNPATPQSDIYSLGITFFELITGRVPFDDESALAVALKHIKEKFPSVRIYNPKTPIVIEKIITKACAKSPLDRYHSVADMRKDIEKVLHDPSCLEEKKGFFARLFHRK, translated from the coding sequence ATGTTAGAAACAGGTAGTTTAATCGATGACCGTTATAAGATAATTAAAGTCTTAGGTGAAGGCGGAATGGCTGTTGTCTATCTTGCTAAAGATGTGATTTCCAATAAAGATGTAGCTGTAAAAATAATAAAAGAAGAAACGATGAAAAATCCTGTAAATTTAACAAGATTCGAACGCGAAGCAAGAGCAGCTGCCTCATTAAATCATCAAAATATTGTCAGAGTAATAAATCTTGGTGCCCATGATAATCGCCCATATATGGTTAACGAATACATCAGAGGTAAAACTTTAAGAGATACTTTAAATGTTCGCGGTAAATTCTCTTTTTTAGAGGCCTGCGATATTATGTATCAACTTTGCTCTGCTGTCCTATTTGCTCATCAACACGGAGTCATCCATAGAGATATTAAACCACAAAATGTTTTTATCACTGTCGATGGAACAGTAAAATTAGGCGATTTTGGAATTGCAACATTCCAAAATTCCGCCCATGTCACCAGAAGTGAAGTAGTTGTTGGTAGCGTTCATTACTTAGCACCTGAGATATCACAAGGCAATCCAGCTACTCCACAAAGCGATATTTATTCTTTAGGAATAACATTCTTCGAATTAATTACAGGACGTGTTCCTTTTGATGATGAATCCGCTCTAGCTGTTGCATTAAAACATATCAAAGAAAAATTCCCATCTGTTAGAATATATAACCCTAAAACTCCTATTGTCATTGAAAAAATAATTACTAAGGCTTGTGCAAAATCGCCTTTAGATCGTTATCATTCCGTTGCAGACATGCGTAAAGATATTGAAAAAGTATTACATGACCCAAGTTGTTTAGAAGAAAAGAAAGGCTTCTTTGCACGTTTATTCCATCGTAAATAA
- a CDS encoding unknown (no significant homology to UniProt) — protein sequence MNTETFIQKRDELISKIKELDLYKEYKKLDSLIYEDKIIQELNTKKEKLLQDYKFASEDLQNKILQEILSVQKEIEKQPLVIRYNKIKKELKELVEPLNTNIIQKVYF from the coding sequence GTGAACACAGAAACATTCATACAAAAAAGAGATGAATTAATCTCAAAAATTAAAGAACTAGATCTTTATAAAGAATACAAAAAATTAGATAGTTTAATCTATGAAGATAAAATCATTCAAGAATTAAACACAAAAAAAGAAAAACTTCTTCAAGATTATAAATTTGCTTCAGAAGATTTGCAAAATAAAATATTGCAAGAAATTCTTTCAGTTCAAAAAGAAATAGAAAAGCAGCCACTAGTTATACGTTATAACAAAATAAAAAAAGAGTTAAAAGAATTAGTTGAACCTTTGAATACAAATATAATACAAAAAGTTTACTTTTGA
- a CDS encoding unknown (no significant homology to UniProt) produces the protein MKSKYPEWDDRKIMIDLRNRFCACYGNSDGSIFYIEPGFYTTLMNFKNLFPEHFQHILDKMDELTYQNRVMVFTADDDDPMTNIDEHQNAKFATITDLANRIHVIIDDNSRGSDYGD, from the coding sequence ATGAAGAGTAAATATCCTGAGTGGGATGATAGAAAAATCATGATTGATTTAAGAAATAGATTTTGTGCATGTTACGGAAATTCTGATGGTTCTATTTTTTATATTGAACCAGGTTTTTATACTACACTTATGAATTTTAAAAATCTTTTTCCTGAACATTTTCAACATATTTTAGATAAAATGGATGAGTTAACTTATCAAAATAGAGTAATGGTATTTACTGCAGACGATGATGATCCAATGACAAATATTGATGAACATCAAAACGCAAAATTTGCAACTATTACAGATTTAGCAAATAGAATACATGTCATAATTGATGATAATAGTCGTGGCTCTGACTATGGAGATTAA